In Rosa chinensis cultivar Old Blush chromosome 1, RchiOBHm-V2, whole genome shotgun sequence, a genomic segment contains:
- the LOC112202011 gene encoding BRASSINOSTEROID INSENSITIVE 1-associated receptor kinase 1 — translation MAITVFLITLLFFFTHPPHVYGNTELRALMDIKALLDPPSLYLSSWTVHGDPCDGSFEGIGCNKAGRVANISLQGKGLSGKLSPAIGELKDLTGIYMHYNSLKGEIPREIANLTQLSDLYLNVNNLSGEIPPEIGNVGSLEVLQLCYNQLTGSIPTQLGSLKNLSVLALQSNQLTGAIPASLGNLEMLMRLDLGYNNLFGSIPMKVADAPLLEVLDIRNNTLSGNVPLALKRLNDGFSYENNLGLCGAGFMSLTACNTSSHLNASRPEPFGSTPTRAIPETANVQLPCNQSRCSNMSKSHQASVAVVVGIVVLTIALSAIGILLFTQHRRQKQKLGSSFDVSDTRLSVDEAKAKGVAHRKYGSPLMSLEYSHGWDPLADGRNLSAFAQDVFHSFKFNLEEVETATQYFSEVNLLGKSNFSATYKGILRDGTVVAVKSIGKTCCKTEEAEFLKGLNMLTSLRHENLVKLRGFCCSRGRGECFLIYEFVPNGSLLRYLDIKEGDSNVLEWSTRVSIVKGIAKGLSYLHGYKPNKPALVHQNISAEKVLIDQRFNPLLSDSGLHKLLTNDVVFSALKASAAMGYLAPEYTTTGRFTEKSDVYAFGVLVFQILSGKRKVTNSMRLGAESGRFKDYIDQNLNGRFFEYEASKLAKTALLCTHDSPIERPSMGEVVQEFSNCSSCL, via the exons ATGGCCATCACAGTTTTCCTTATCACCTTGCTATTTTTCTTCACACACCCACCGCATGTTTATGGAAACACAGAGCTGAGAGCACTCATGGACATCAAGGCCCTTTTGGACCCGCCGAGTCTGTACCTTTCTTCATGGACTGTCCATGGAGACCCGTGTGACGGGTCGTTTGAAGGTATCGGGTGCAACAAAGCGGGTCGGGTTGCCAATATTTCATTGCAAGGAAAAGGGCTATCTGGGAAGCTGTCTCCTGCCATTGGAGAGCTCAAGGATTTGACTGGGATTTACATGCATTATAACTCTTTGAAGGGAGAGATACCCAGAGAGATTGCCAACTTGACTCAGCTCAGTGACTTGTATTTGAATGTCAATAATCTAAGTGGAGAGATTCCCCCTGAGATCGGAAACGTGGGCAGCTTAGAAG TTTTGCAGCTTTGCTATAATCAGCTAACTGGAAGCATACCAACACAGCTGGGGTCTTTGAAGAACCTTAGTGTTCTTGCTCTGCAGTCCAACCAGTTAACTGGTGCAATTCCAGCAAGTTTAGGAAACTTGGAAATGCTAATGAGACTGGATTTGGGCTACAACAACCTCTTTGGTTCTATTCCCATGAAAGTAGCTGATGCACCTTTGCTTGAAGTTCTAGACATTCGGAATAATACCCTTTCTGGCAATGTACCTCTTG CTCTGAAGAGACTAAATGATGGATTCTCTTATGAAAACAATCTGGGATTGTGTGGAGCTGGATTTATGTCCTTAACAGCCTGCAACACTTCAAGTCATCTAAATGCAAGTAGACCTGAACCCTTTGGATCAACGCCAACACGAGCTATCCCGGAGACTGCAAATGTGCAGTTGCCTTGCAACCAATCTCGGTGCTCGAATATGTCAAAATCCCATCAAGCATctgttgctgttgttgttgGTATTGTTGTACTAACAATTGCATTATCGGCTATAGGAATTCTACTCTTCACACAGCATCGTCGCCAGAAACAGAAGCTTGGGTCCTCATTTGATGTTTCTGATACCCGCCTTAGTGTTGATGAGGCCAAGGCGAAGGGTGTAGCTCACAGGAAATATGGCTCTCCCCTTATGAGCCTCGAGTATTCTCACGGGTGGGATCCTTTAGCTGATGGGAGGAATTTAAGTGCATTTGCCCAAGACGTGTTCCATAGCTTTAAATTCAATTTGGAAGAGGTGGAGACTGCTACTCAGTATTTCTCCGAGGTGAATCTATTGGGAAAGAGTAACTTCTCTGCTACCTATAAAGGAATATTACGAGACGGGACTGTTGTGGCTGTTAAGAGCATTGGAAAAACTTGCTGCAAGACTGAGGAAGCAGAGTTCTTGAAGGGGTTGAACATGTTAACCTCACTGAGGCATGAAAATTTAGTGAAATTGAGGGGATTTTGTTGCTCAAGGGGCCGCGGAGAGTGCTTTCTCATTTATGAATTTGTTCCGAATGGAAGTTTGCTGCGATATCTTGACATCAAGGAGGGCGACAGCAATGTTCTTGAATGGTCAACTAGAGTTTCTATTGTGAAGGGCATTGCTAAAG GTCTATCTTATTTACATGGATATAAGCCAAACAAACCTGCTCTTGTTCACCAAAACATTTCGGCTGAAAAGGTGCTGATTGACCAGCGATTCAACCCCTTGCTCTCAGATTCCGGACTGCACAAGCTTCTTACCAATGATGTTGTCTTCTCAGCACTCAAGGCCAGCGCCGCTATGGGATACCTAGCTCCAGAGTACACCACTACCGGACGATTTACAGAGAAAAGTGATGTTTATGCATTTGGGGTGCTTGTTTTCCAAATTCTATCTGGGAAACGGAAGGTGACCAACTCCATGCGTCTTGGTGCTGAGTCGGGCAGATTCAAAGACTATATCGACCAAAACCTCAATGGTAGGTTCTTTGAGTATGAAGCGTCCAAGCTTGCAAAGACTGCTTTGCTTTGCACCCATGATTCTCCAATTGAGAGACCATCTATGGGAGAAGTTGTTCAAGAGTTTAGTAATTGCAGCAGCTGTCTCTGA
- the LOC112191519 gene encoding B3 domain-containing transcription factor VRN1 has product MASSAKRNRKGKRPAVPEDSPFFCLRIVNVDDIKAGKKELRAAAVKKYGDQMGDHIFLKVPNCGEPWKVKLRKSPSGNQMWLEEGWEAFTNFYLLEQGDTMVFNYEGKHSHFQVRIIGWDDMETDYPRHGDEVKAMVISSGSSADGQENEARVIVISSGSSADDHENEARAK; this is encoded by the exons ATGGCGTCTTCTGCCAAGAGAAATCGAAAGGGAAAACGACCTGCTGTTCCGGAGGACTCTCCATTCTTCTGCTTAAGAATTGTTAATGTTGATGATATCAAGGCCGGAAAGAAG GAACTTCGGGCCGCAGCTGTGAAGAAGTATGGAGATCAAATGGGAGATCACATATTCCTCAAGGTTCCAAATTGTGGAGAACCTTGGAAAGTAAAGTTGAGAAAATCACCTAGTGGTAACCAAATGTGGTTAGAGGAGGGATGGGAAGCATTTACCAACTTTTACTTACTAGAACAAGGTGACACCATGGTGTTCAACTATGAAGGCAAACATTCCCATTTCCAAGTACGCATCATTGGTTGGGATGATATGGAAACTGACTACCCTAGACATG GAGACGAAGTCAAAGCCATGGTAATTTCCTCTGGATCCTCTGCTGATGGACAGGAAAATGAAGCTAGAGTCATTGTGATTTCATCCGGATCCTCTGCTGATGATCATGAAAATGAAGCTAGAGCAAAATAA
- the LOC112171635 gene encoding ERAD-associated E3 ubiquitin-protein ligase HRD1-like, with the protein MRYLTLFHVSQQHRPYPICAVPITFHFYKYNGYQREIDPPRDLSTVYISRITFQYLHVLRVHPSSNRTADLRDQIATLLSDSIRVTEEDQSTIIEKIFQVLAPDPELCIFVDVAEVTLQIADDIDAVLATESLRTYIPKLIPATKSSIEGLEKVGLDSLEIKSSIELTPSCVICMEDLDYSAEEGEGVVDPDHKRHGILITRMPCLHYYHEDCIVRWLEINHRCPICRYPMPTENPNPNPTL; encoded by the coding sequence atgaGATATCTTACTTTATTCCATGTTTCGCAGCAACACAGACCCTACCCGATCTGCGCCGTTCCGATCACATTCCACTTCTACAAGTATAACGGATACCAACGTGAGATTGATCCACCGCGAGACCTTAGTACTGTTTATATTAGCCGAATAACTTTTCAGTACTTACATGTACTTAGAGTCCATCCCTCATCCAATAGGACTGCGGATCTACGGGATCAGATTGCTACGCTCCTCTCCGACTCTATACGTGTCACAGAAGAGGACCAGTCAACTATAATTGAAAAGATATTTCAGGTGCTTGCCCCGGACCCCGAGCTTTGTATTTTTGTTGATGTGGCGGAAGTGACTCTGCAGATAGCGGATGACATTGACGCGGTTCTTGCAACGGAGTCCTTAAGAACATATATTCCCAAGCTTATTCCGGCAACTAAATCATCTATTGAAGGTTTGGAGAAAGTAGGGCTTGATAGCTTGGAAATCAAATCTAGTATTGAACTGACACCATCTTGTGTTATTTGTATGGAGGACCTTGATTACTCTGCAGAAGAAGGAGAGGGGGTAGTTGATCCTGATCATAAACGTCATGGGATCCTGATCACTCGCATGCCATGTTTGCACTATTATCATGAAGATTGCATTGTTCGTTGGCTGGAGATCAATCACAGGTGTCCCATTTGCCGATACCCAATGCCAACtgaaaacccaaacccaaacccaacatTGTAA
- the LOC112182595 gene encoding uncharacterized protein LOC112182595 — protein MACWSAENATKAYLKSLKLGQKANEPDVVEFVSALAAGNNAQLMVVACSGAADYTTLALVAAAQQTGGRVVCILPGNEELRMSEKVLGIKNVRHIDFVIGEAQSLVLNYCKEADFVLIDCNLENHEGILRTVQMGKKQNGAVVVGTNAFCKESWRSGGARTQLLPIGGGLLVTRIAAIGGCGTIERRKSQWVSKVDKCTGEEHVFRVRFPRGKGIQA, from the exons ATGGCTTGCTGGTCTGCTGAGAATGCCACAAAAGCCTACCTCAAATCCTTGAAACTG GGCCAAAAAGCAAATGAGCCAGACGTGGTTGAGTTCGTTTCAGCACTAGCCGCAGGCAACAATGCACAGCTAATGGTTGTGGCGTGTTCCGGTGCAGCTGACTATACCACACTAGCCCTGGTTGCGGCAGCACAGCAAACCGGAGGGCGTGTGGTGTGCATTCTCCCTGGCAATGAAGAACTGCGTATGTCTGAGAAAGTCCTTGGCATTAAAAATGTGCGTCACATTGATTTTGTGATTGGGGAGGCCCAAAGTCTTGTGTTGAACTATTGCAAGGAGGCTGATTTTGTGCTGATTGATTGTAACCTTGAGAACCATGAGGGGATTCTTAGGACGGTGCAAATGGGGAAGAAGCAAAATGGGGCAGTTGTTGTGGGGACTAATGCCTTTTGCAAAGAGTCGTGGAGGTCCGGTGGGGCGAGGACTCAGTTGTTGCCTATAGGAGGAGGATTGTTAGTGACAAGAATCGCTGCTATTGGTGGTTGTGGTACTATTGAGAGGAGGAAGTCCCAATGGGTTTCGAAAGTTGACAAATGCACAGGTGAAGAGCATGTTTTCAGGGTCAGGTTTCCACGAGGGAAAGGGATTCAAGCATAG
- the LOC112202268 gene encoding hypersensitive-induced response protein 4 — protein sequence MGNSCCFVCACVDQASIGVIEKWGRFQRLAEPGFHLLNPCAGQWVAGILSTRIQSLDVKIETKTKDNVFVHLVCCIQYRVVKQNADDAFYELQNPREQIQAYVFDVVRALVPRMTLDEVFEQKGEVAKSVLEELEKVMKEYGYSIEHMLMVDIIPDASVRKAMNEINAAQRLQLANVYKGEAEKVLQVKRAEADAEAKYLGGVGVARQRQAITDGLRENILNFSGKVEGTSSKEVMDLIMVTQYFDTIKDLGNSSKNTTVFIPHGPGHIRDISDQIRSGLMEASSAKLNVD from the exons ATGGGAAATTCTTGCTGCTTCGTATGCGCGTGCGTCGACCAAGCCAGCATCGGCGTGATCGAGAAGTGGGGCCGGTTCCAGCGGCTGGCCGAACCCGGGTTCCACCTCCTCAACCCCTGCGCCGGTCAATGGGTCGCCGGAATCCTCTCCACCAGAATCCAATCCCTCGACGTCAAAATCGAGACCAAAACCAAG GATAATGTGTTTGTGCACTTGGTGTGCTGCATTCAGTACCGGGTGGTGAAGCAGAATGCCGATGATGCTTTTTACGAGCTGCAAAACCCGAGAGAGCAGATTCAGGCCTATGTGTTTGATG tggttAGAGCTCTGGTGCCGAGAATGACGTTGGATGAAGTCTTTGAACAGAAGGGTGAGGTTGCTAAATCTGTGTTGGAGGAACTCGAGAAG GTTATGAAGGAATATGGATACAGCATTGAGCATATGTTGATGGTTGACATCATACCAGATGCCTCTGTCCGCAAGGCAATGAATGAGATCAATGCAG CTCAAAGGCTTCAGCTTGCTAATGTATACAAAGGGGAGGCTGAGAAGGTGCTTCAGGTCAAAAGGGCAGAAGCTGATGCTGAGGCTAAGTACCTTGGAGGAGTTGGTGTCGCCAGGCAAAGGCAGGCAATCACAGATGGCTTGAGGGAGAACATCTTGAACTTCTCAGGCAAGGTGGAAGGCACATCATCAAAGGAGGTGATGGATCTTATCATGGTCACACAGTACTTTGATACAATCAAGGACCTGGGGAACTCGTCAAAGAACACCACAGTCTTCATACCTCATGGTCCTGGCCACATCAGAGATATCAGTGATCAGATACGCAGTGGGCTTATGGAAGCGTCCAGTGCCAAACTCAATGTTGACTAA
- the LOC112202330 gene encoding uncharacterized protein LOC112202330 isoform X1: MASTNSNPSDPPLSPDDLAARALNKRYEGLVTVRTKAIKGKGAWYWTHLEPVMVRNPNTNVPKAVKLKCLLCDAVFSASNPSRTASEHLKRGTCPNFTSVLRPNSSASLSPQPISSLPSPSSHNHRKRSSQMGTLLSPLSQAPPTSASIQVHSLAMIESSPGFCGGELGYSQGPNPNPGPGPNPVGLSQHQHHHLVLSGGKDDLGALAMLENSVKKLKSPKPSSANVSLTKEQVDSALDLLSEWFYESCGSVSFSSLEHPKFKAFLGQVGLPAVLQRELSGARLDAKFAEAKAESEARIRDAMFFQVASDGWECNNFCGGEESMVKFMVNLPNGSSVFQKAVFTGGSVSSKYAEEVMWDAVSGVCGNAVQRCVGVVADKYKAKALRNLESQNHWMVNVSCQLQGFVSLIKDFNKEHKLCMVVTDNCVKVANFVNTTTEVRRIFQKYKMQELGYGGLLQVSSSKCDNSKNYAPVYAMLEDMLTCSRILQMVVLDDCYKVACVEDPSAREVAALIQSEGFWNELEAVYSLMKLIRGMAQEIEAERPLIGQCLPLWEELRTKVKDWCAKFNIDEGPVEKIVEKRFAKNYHPAWSAAFILDPQYLMKDASGKYLPPFKCLTHEQEKDVDKLITRLVSREEAHVALMELMKWRTEGMDPLYAQAVQVKQQDPVTGKMKIANPQSSRLVWETCLSKLNILGKVAVRLIFLHATSFGFKCNWSFMKWICVHRHSRIGLERAEKMIFIAAHAKLERRDLSNDEEREAELFATASVDEDMLNEVLSDAPTVIYHGAIMKWSP; encoded by the exons ACGAGGGTCTGGTCACCGTCCGAACCAAGGCCATAAAGGGCAAAGGAGCTTGGTACTGGACTCATTTGGAGCCGGTGATGGTTCGCAACCCAAACACCAACGTCCCCAAAGCTGTGAAGCTCAAGTGTCTTCTCTGCGACGCCGTTTTCTCGGCCTCGAACCCCTCCAGAACCGCCTCCGAGCACCTCAAGCGCGGCACGTGCCCGAATTTCACCTCCGTGTTGAGACCCAACTCGTCGGCGTCGCTGTCGCCGCAGCCCATATCGTCTCTGCCGTCGCCGTCTTCCCACAATCACAGAAAACGAAGCTCACAAATGGgtactcttctctctcctctttctcaAGCTCCTCCCACCTCTGCTTCGATTCAAGTACATTCCTTGGCTATGATTGAGTCGTCCCCCGGCTTTTGCGGCGGAGAGCTTGGTTATTCGCAGGGTCCGAACCCGAACCCGGGCCCGGGCCCGAATCCTGTCGGGTTGAGTCAGCACCAGCACCACCATTTGGTGTTGTCGGGTGGGAAAGACGATTTGGGTGCTTTGGCAATGTTGGAAAACAGTGTCAAAAAGCTTAAAAGCCCCAAGCCTTCTTCCGCTAATGTTTCACTTACTAAGGAGCAGGTTGATTCTGCACTTGACTTGTTGTCTGAGTGGTTCTATGAGTCTTGTGGGTCTGTCTCGTTTTCGAGCCTCGAGCATCCCAAGTTCAAGGCCTTTCTCGGCCAGGTGGGCTTGCCTGCTGTGTTGCAGCGTGAGCTTTCGGGTGCTCGGCTTGATGCTAAGTTTGCTGAGGCTAAAGCCGAGTCTGAGGCTAGGATAAGGGATGCAATGTTTTTTCAAGTGGCTTCAGATGGTTGGGAATGTAATAATTTTTGCGGTGGGGAGGAGAGTATGGTTAAGTTTATGGTTAATCTCCCGAATGGGAGCAGTGTTTTTCAGAAGGCTGTGTTTACTGGAGGGTCAGTTTCGTCGAAATATGCTGAGGAGGTAATGTGGGATGCGGTTAGTGGCGTGTGTGGGAATGCTGTGCAGCGTTGCGTGGGGGTTGTTGCTGACAAGTATAAAGCCAAGGCATTGAGGAACTTGGAGAGTCAGAATCATTGGATGGTGAATGTTTCCTGTCAGCTACAGGggtttgtttctttgatcaaggattttaacaaagagCATAAGTTGTGTATGGTTGTTACTGATAATTGCGTGAAGGTTGCAAATTTTGTAAATACCACCACCGAGGTTAGGCGGATTTTTCAGAAGTACAAGATGCAGGAGCTTGGCTATGGTGGGCTGCTCCAAGTTTCTTCTTCCAAATGCGATAATTCAAAAAACTATGCGCCTGTTTATGCAATGCTGGAGGATATGTTGACCTGTTCCCGCATACTCCAAATGGTTGTCTTGGATGATTGCTATAAGGTGGCATGTGTGGAGGATCCAAGTGCTAGGGAAGTTGCAGCGCTGATTCAAAGTGAAGGATTCTGGAATGAACTAGAGGCAGTTTATTCACTTATGAAGCTGATAAGAGGGATGGCTCAGGAGATTGAAGCTGAGAGGCCATTAATTGGGCAATGCCTGCCTCTTTGGGAAGAGTTGCGAACAAAAGTAAAGGATTGGTGTGCCAAGTTTAACATTGATGAAGGACCTGTTGAGAAAATAGTTGAAAAACGCTTCGCAAAGAATTACCACCCAGCATGGTCGGCTGCATTCATACTTGATCCACAATACCTGATGAAGGATGCTAGTGGAAAGTACCTTCCACCATTCAAGTGCTTGACGCATGAGCAGGAGAAGGATGTAGATAAGCTCATTACCAGATTGGTATCCAGGGAAGAAGCGCATGTTGCACTAATGGAACTCATGAAATGGAGGACAGAAGGAATGGACCCACTTTATGCTCAGGCAGTTCAAGTTAAACAGCAAGATCCTGTTACtggaaaaatgaaaattgcaaACCCGCAGAGCAGTAGACTTGTGTGGGAAACTTGTCTAAGCAAGTTAAACATACTGGGGAAGGTTGCAGTGAGACTTATCTTCCTCCATGCAACCTCATTTGGATTCAAGTGTAATTGGTCTTTCATGAAATGGATTTGTGTACATAGGCACTCAAGGATAGGCCTGGAAAGGGCAGAGAAGATGATATTCATTGCAGCTCATGCGAAGCTTGAAAGAAGGGATCTTTCTAACGACGAAGAAAGGGAAGCAGAGCTGTTTGCGACTGCGAGTGTTGATGAGGACATGCTGAATGAGGTCCTTTCCGATGCACCCACAGT TATCTATCATGGAGCTATCATGAAGTGGTCACCATGA
- the LOC112202330 gene encoding uncharacterized protein LOC112202330 isoform X2, whose amino-acid sequence MASTNSNPSDPPLSPDDLAARALNKRYEGLVTVRTKAIKGKGAWYWTHLEPVMVRNPNTNVPKAVKLKCLLCDAVFSASNPSRTASEHLKRGTCPNFTSVLRPNSSASLSPQPISSLPSPSSHNHRKRSSQMGTLLSPLSQAPPTSASIQVHSLAMIESSPGFCGGELGYSQGPNPNPGPGPNPVGLSQHQHHHLVLSGGKDDLGALAMLENSVKKLKSPKPSSANVSLTKEQVDSALDLLSEWFYESCGSVSFSSLEHPKFKAFLGQVGLPAVLQRELSGARLDAKFAEAKAESEARIRDAMFFQVASDGWECNNFCGGEESMVKFMVNLPNGSSVFQKAVFTGGSVSSKYAEEVMWDAVSGVCGNAVQRCVGVVADKYKAKALRNLESQNHWMVNVSCQLQGFVSLIKDFNKEHKLCMVVTDNCVKVANFVNTTTEVRRIFQKYKMQELGYGGLLQVSSSKCDNSKNYAPVYAMLEDMLTCSRILQMVVLDDCYKVACVEDPSAREVAALIQSEGFWNELEAVYSLMKLIRGMAQEIEAERPLIGQCLPLWEELRTKVKDWCAKFNIDEGPVEKIVEKRFAKNYHPAWSAAFILDPQYLMKDASGKYLPPFKCLTHEQEKDVDKLITRLVSREEAHVALMELMKWRTEGMDPLYAQAVQVKQQDPVTGKMKIANPQSSRLVWETCLSKLNILGKVAVRLIFLHATSFGFKCNWSFMKWICVHRHSRIGLERAEKMIFIAAHAKLERRDLSNDEEREAELFATASVDEDMLNEVLSDAPTV is encoded by the coding sequence ACGAGGGTCTGGTCACCGTCCGAACCAAGGCCATAAAGGGCAAAGGAGCTTGGTACTGGACTCATTTGGAGCCGGTGATGGTTCGCAACCCAAACACCAACGTCCCCAAAGCTGTGAAGCTCAAGTGTCTTCTCTGCGACGCCGTTTTCTCGGCCTCGAACCCCTCCAGAACCGCCTCCGAGCACCTCAAGCGCGGCACGTGCCCGAATTTCACCTCCGTGTTGAGACCCAACTCGTCGGCGTCGCTGTCGCCGCAGCCCATATCGTCTCTGCCGTCGCCGTCTTCCCACAATCACAGAAAACGAAGCTCACAAATGGgtactcttctctctcctctttctcaAGCTCCTCCCACCTCTGCTTCGATTCAAGTACATTCCTTGGCTATGATTGAGTCGTCCCCCGGCTTTTGCGGCGGAGAGCTTGGTTATTCGCAGGGTCCGAACCCGAACCCGGGCCCGGGCCCGAATCCTGTCGGGTTGAGTCAGCACCAGCACCACCATTTGGTGTTGTCGGGTGGGAAAGACGATTTGGGTGCTTTGGCAATGTTGGAAAACAGTGTCAAAAAGCTTAAAAGCCCCAAGCCTTCTTCCGCTAATGTTTCACTTACTAAGGAGCAGGTTGATTCTGCACTTGACTTGTTGTCTGAGTGGTTCTATGAGTCTTGTGGGTCTGTCTCGTTTTCGAGCCTCGAGCATCCCAAGTTCAAGGCCTTTCTCGGCCAGGTGGGCTTGCCTGCTGTGTTGCAGCGTGAGCTTTCGGGTGCTCGGCTTGATGCTAAGTTTGCTGAGGCTAAAGCCGAGTCTGAGGCTAGGATAAGGGATGCAATGTTTTTTCAAGTGGCTTCAGATGGTTGGGAATGTAATAATTTTTGCGGTGGGGAGGAGAGTATGGTTAAGTTTATGGTTAATCTCCCGAATGGGAGCAGTGTTTTTCAGAAGGCTGTGTTTACTGGAGGGTCAGTTTCGTCGAAATATGCTGAGGAGGTAATGTGGGATGCGGTTAGTGGCGTGTGTGGGAATGCTGTGCAGCGTTGCGTGGGGGTTGTTGCTGACAAGTATAAAGCCAAGGCATTGAGGAACTTGGAGAGTCAGAATCATTGGATGGTGAATGTTTCCTGTCAGCTACAGGggtttgtttctttgatcaaggattttaacaaagagCATAAGTTGTGTATGGTTGTTACTGATAATTGCGTGAAGGTTGCAAATTTTGTAAATACCACCACCGAGGTTAGGCGGATTTTTCAGAAGTACAAGATGCAGGAGCTTGGCTATGGTGGGCTGCTCCAAGTTTCTTCTTCCAAATGCGATAATTCAAAAAACTATGCGCCTGTTTATGCAATGCTGGAGGATATGTTGACCTGTTCCCGCATACTCCAAATGGTTGTCTTGGATGATTGCTATAAGGTGGCATGTGTGGAGGATCCAAGTGCTAGGGAAGTTGCAGCGCTGATTCAAAGTGAAGGATTCTGGAATGAACTAGAGGCAGTTTATTCACTTATGAAGCTGATAAGAGGGATGGCTCAGGAGATTGAAGCTGAGAGGCCATTAATTGGGCAATGCCTGCCTCTTTGGGAAGAGTTGCGAACAAAAGTAAAGGATTGGTGTGCCAAGTTTAACATTGATGAAGGACCTGTTGAGAAAATAGTTGAAAAACGCTTCGCAAAGAATTACCACCCAGCATGGTCGGCTGCATTCATACTTGATCCACAATACCTGATGAAGGATGCTAGTGGAAAGTACCTTCCACCATTCAAGTGCTTGACGCATGAGCAGGAGAAGGATGTAGATAAGCTCATTACCAGATTGGTATCCAGGGAAGAAGCGCATGTTGCACTAATGGAACTCATGAAATGGAGGACAGAAGGAATGGACCCACTTTATGCTCAGGCAGTTCAAGTTAAACAGCAAGATCCTGTTACtggaaaaatgaaaattgcaaACCCGCAGAGCAGTAGACTTGTGTGGGAAACTTGTCTAAGCAAGTTAAACATACTGGGGAAGGTTGCAGTGAGACTTATCTTCCTCCATGCAACCTCATTTGGATTCAAGTGTAATTGGTCTTTCATGAAATGGATTTGTGTACATAGGCACTCAAGGATAGGCCTGGAAAGGGCAGAGAAGATGATATTCATTGCAGCTCATGCGAAGCTTGAAAGAAGGGATCTTTCTAACGACGAAGAAAGGGAAGCAGAGCTGTTTGCGACTGCGAGTGTTGATGAGGACATGCTGAATGAGGTCCTTTCCGATGCACCCACAGTgtaa